Part of the Paenibacillus sp. JNUCC32 genome is shown below.
AACGAGGCGGCAGGTGCAGCAGGATATTCAAGAAGTGAAGGAGGGGAGAGACGTTCTTTTCCGAAGTCAATGGATGACCTTCACTGCGAGAAAGGGAGGGGATGGACCATGGTGAAACATACGCATCTCGGCGTTTATGGAATACTGGTTCAGCATGATCATATCCTGTTGATCCAGAAAGCGAGAGGGCCGCATAAGGGGAAGTGGGATTTACCGGGCGGCTCGATCGAGTTCGGCGAAGAGCCGGAGCATACCCTTCAGCGCGAATTTATGGAGGAGACCGGACTTGGTTCAATTAAGGGAAGCATTCGGACGGCCGTCTCTTATACGATCGTGTATCAGTATGAAGCGAATCAGATGGAAGAGCTGCATCATATCGGCATTATTTATGATGTCGAGCTGCTGGATGATCAAGCTAGAATCCAAACGGACGGTGACGGTCAAGACTCCTTGGGAGCCAAATGGATTCCGATTGACACACTGGGATTGCTGCCGTTAACGCCGTTTGTCGAGATGATGATGGAGCCCGAATTAGAGACGAATCCAGAAGCGGGGATCGAAGAATGACGATTATATATTTTGTGAGACATGCGGAATCCCCATTTATCGAGGGGAAGGAACGGTCTCGTGAATTGTCGGCGCAGGGATCTCATGCTGCGGAGCGAGTGAAGGAGATGCTGCTGGATGAAGGGATTGACGCGATCCTGTCGAGCCCTTATCAGCGAGCGAAGGACACGGTCCAACCATTGGCGGACGCTTTAGGATTACCGATTGCGGAGCAGGAGGACTTAAGAGAACGGATGGCCGGCGATTTGCAGGGACATTCCTTCCTTGATGCCAAAAAGAAACTGTTCCAGGATTCGGCCTTCTCCTTCCCCGGAGGAGAATCCGGTAAAGCCGCGCAAAGCCGTGCGATCCGGGCCTTCGAGATAATTTTGAATGCATATGGAGGCAAGCGGGTAGCGATCGGGACGCACGGCGATATCATGACACTCATGCTCCAGCATTATGATGAGCGCTTCGATTATCATTTTTGGCTGGGAACCACATTGCCTGATATTTACCGCGCCGAATTTGAGGAAGGGCGGCTTGTGAACCTCGCGCGGTTATGGAGCGAGCATCAAGAGGAAGGATGATAAAAAGGCCAAGAATCTCGATAGATTCTTGGCCTTTAAGTTTAGTTACTATAAATGCGAGCTTATGTAGACTGCTTCGCTGCTTAAAATTTGAAAATATTGATGGTTTTCTGCAGTCGGAAAACGGCGTTATTCATCGCTTCTGCTTCTTCAGCCATCTTCTGGATCGACGAGATGCCTTCGTTCATGGAGGCCGACACTTGCTCCGTTCCGGCAGCGGATTGCTGCGTGATCGCGGATATATTCTGAATCGCGGAAGAAATGCTCTGCGCGCTATCCAGCATGGACTGGCTTTCCTTGGAGAAAGCGGCGATCTGTTCCGAAATATACTGCACGCTGTTTACGATCTCCATAAACACAAGCTCTGCTTCGCGGATCATCTCGGTCTGCTGCCTGACGACCTCCTCATTGATTTTGATGTTTTGGGACGCGTGTTTGATGTCCGATTCGATGCTCCGAACGAGATTGAATACTTCCCGGGTTGAAGACGTAGATTCTTCGGCCAGTTTACGCACCTCCTGGGCGACAACGGCAAAGCCTGCGCCATGCTCGCCAGCTCTGGCCGCTTCGATGGATGCGTTCAGGGACAACAGGTTGGTCTGATCGGCAAGCTCGGAGATCGTCTCCGTAATCTTCGTGATTCCCCTGGCGCTTTGGGCCAACGCATCGATGGATTCCGAAACCTTGGCTGTCGCTTCAATGTTTCGCTGCATCCCTGCTGACTGTTTGGCTACCGAATCCCTTCCTTGTTCAACCAGTCCCAGCGTTTCGATCGAGCGGGTATTCATTTCCTGAGTCGAATGCGTATAATTGCTGACCTTCTCTTCGATCTCACGGATGGAATGCGTCATTTCGGATACGTCTTCCGAAATTTCGTTGGCGCCGACGGCCAGCTCGTTGGAGGAAAGGGAGACTTGATTCATCACTTGAATAAGCTCCTGGTTTTTAATCGAGATGCTTGAGCTTGACGTCATCACCTGACGGGTGATATCCGAGGTTTCCTGCAATATTTTGCGAAGCTTGTCCACCATGCTGTTGAAGGTTCTGCTCAGATCGTTCATGCCTCCCACCTCCTCCACCTGGAAGGTGAAGTCGCCTTTGGCGATTTTGGCGGAAACGCTGGAGATTTCCGCGAAGGAGTTCGTAAGCGTTTTCTCAATGAGGCGAGAAAGAGGAAAAGTAAGCCCGGTTAGTACCACGACGATGACCACGCCAATGATTGCTTTACCCATCAGAATAAACGCAAGCAGCATGGGTACCGCAAACAAAGCGGCAATGAGATAACAGGCTGCGGTGATTTTTTGAGACATAGGGAGTCTGTTGAACCATGCCATAAGAATGAGTCCTCCTCAACAACATAGGATATATTTACCATGATTATAGCATCGACGGGCTAAACTAGATATAACGAATTGACAAAAAGTGTTGAATTAGGTCGAAAGAACTGAATGTGATGGGAGTGAGGGGAAGCATAGCCATATGCAGATCCCCTCTTGATGCATAGAGATGAAGCCGGATTATTTCACCGCACGAAATAAGACGGAAGCGAGATAATCCGTATTATCCAGAATCATGCGGTCATGCTTGAACAGCGTTTCCCAGAGCGCAGCATCGAACAGGAGTCCTTTATCGCGCTGCTCAAACGCATCCAGATGACGGGTTTGCTCTTCCTTTAATTGCTCGTTGAAGTGGTTGTACTCCAAAAATTCAGCCTGCTTAAAACCGCAAGACAAAAGGGACCCCGCCCATTCTTCCCTCATCATCAGATTAGGAATGCCGAAGAATTCGAGCAGCTCCTTAAGCTTCGGCTCCGGCATCGGCTTATCCAGCAGCAGTTCCCTGTCCAGCAGGACGCCTCCGCGATCCAGAACGCGGTAATATTCGGGCAGCGATTTCGAGGTATCCGTAAATACGGTGACGGACTCGGCCATGATCAGATCAAACCGGTTGTCTTCGAAAGGCAGCGCGCATACATCCGCCTGCAGGAACTCCACGTCCATACCCATGGCTTCGGCTCTTGCGCGGGCTTTTTTGATCATATTTTCGTTCAGGTCAATGGCGGTCACTTGATAACCCATCTCCGAAAGATGACAGGCGGTTCTGCCGGTTCCGCACCCTACCTCCAAAATGCGGCTGCCCGGTTGAATGGGATAATTCTTCAGCATTCTGAGGGTTGCCTCGAATCCTCCCGGGTGGGCACTGCCCATGCCTAATCTGGAGAGCATGTGAATGTAATTCATCTCATCTATCCCTTCTTCCTTATCGTCAATGCGGGTAATCGTTTATTTACCATATGATTCAGGTACGTTTGGGGTTTTCGTTGAATTTAATATTTTGAGCCCTTTTTTGTGGCGGATGAGAGAATTACTGGAGGAAACGGCCATGAGACTGGAACCGACGGAGGCAGCGATACGCGTCATGCAACGAAATTATCCCGACTGCTTGCTTGCCGTACTTGGCGGCAGCGCGAGTAGTGGTGAGTATAATGAACAATCCGATCTGGACATCATCGTCATTGAACGGGACGGATATGACTTCAGCAGGAAGACGATCGAGGCGCATGGCTGGATCGCGGAAATATTCATATTGTCTTTATCCTCCTATCGCGAATATTTCGACGAGGGAGTGCTGGCGGCGAATCCGTCTTTGCAGCGGATGGTCGCCGAAGGTACGGTGCTGCGTTCGTTGCCTGAGGGAGAAGAGGTGCGGGCGGATGCCCGGAATGATTTGAATTACGGCCCCATGCCCTTGTCGTCGAGCGATATTGCCGAATACCGCTACATCCTGACCGAGTTTTTGCTGGACTTGACAAGTCCCCGCAGGGAAGGCGAAAAATGGTTTACTGTACACAAAATAGCGTCGACTCTATGCGAATTCGTTCTGAGGGCAAACCGGGAGTGGACGGGTGAAGGGAAGATGCTGTTTCGTTTATTCAACCGCTATAGCCCAGCTATGGGGGATCGACTGGAGGCAGCGCTTCTGGCGATTTATCGGGAGGACGATCCTGCGGACCTTATTGCAGTGACGGAGGAAGCGCTCAGCCCGTACGGAGGCAGGCTGCTGGTCGGTTATGAGGAATAAATAAGCCCTGCATAAAAAAGAGGGGGGTACATTAGCCGTGACGCTCGCCCGCCATAAGCAATAAGATAATAACGTGATTAACTCACGTCATTCTTTTAAATCCAGGAGGGATCTTCATGAGCGGAGCATACGGCGGCGCATGGGGCAATTCAGTAGGAACTATATTGGTTCTCTTTATCCTGCTCGTAATCATCTTGAGTGCTTGGGTTTAAACACCGTCAAATTCTTGCTTGCAATTGATAAAGGCCCGGCGCGTGCCGGGCCTTTATCTGTTGGAAAGGACCTTAAGTTTTGGCTTTGGGGGATGGGCTGTGGGCCGAAACCACCGCGGTCATGACCAGATGGCTGCTGTCGGATTGAATCGCATGTTGGAACGCGTCTTCGAGTGATCCGAACACCCGGGACAACGCCCCGTCCAATCGGCTGGCGTAATGTACGCTTCCACCGAATGTGCCCGCTGCCTTCGCACGATCCACTTCTGCGTAAATGACATCCATGTAATTGGCGCTACCCATCGGGTAAAGCGCGAATTGGCAGGCCGTTTCGATATCGGCGCGTTCCCCGATATCGTGGTTTAAGCGGGTCGAATCCTCATTCATATACGCATCGGCATCCGTATCGCCTGGGCAGCCGATAGAATAAGTACCGTTAAACACCGTGTGCACGCCGCTAGCCGCGGCATAAGCGAATATTGCTCTCGTCACATCAAACACATGCTCCGCACGGCCGCGAATACAAGTGCTTACATCATCCGTTTGGATCCAGACCTTATCCGAATCCACGGAACGAAGCGCTTCCGTGATCACTTCAACGAACCGATCCGTCATGGGAAATACCGAGAACCGGCAACCCACGATCCGGCTGGTTCCGCATACAAGCTCATTCATAAATTTTTTCCTCCCCATTGTATAAGTCCACGCAAAAAAACCGCACCCCATGAAGAAGTGCAGTTATGCCTACGCAAAGAAATAAACATAAATGCTACACTTCCCCACGCTAGTATGATCTAGATCGGGTGATAAGGGTTAACGGCGGTCCGCCGTCTCTCAGCACATGGCACCCCTAGTACAGCCAAACATCAAATATGCAGTTGGTATCAAGCCGGCTCCAAGAACTTCCGAAGATCAGAAGGCGAAAGGCCTGCTTCCTGTGTTATTGTATCGTTTTGCCGGCAGGTTTTCAATGGCAGGGCACCATAAAAAAGCCGCCTATTCCAATCCTCAGGGCTTGGGTAGGCGGCTTAGGCCGGCTATGGCTTACTTGTATACCTTCACGCGATCTTCAAGCGGCGCAAATTCTTTTTCACCCGGATCTGCAACCGGTTTGCCGAAAGGCATTTGAGCGATCAGCTTCCAGTTTTCCGGAATGTTCCATTCGGACTTCACTTTCTCGTCGATCAACGGGTTGTAATGCTGGAGGGATGCGCCCAGGCCTTCTGCCTCGAGGGACGTCCATACCACGAATTGCAGCATGCCGTTGGATTGGTTCGACCAGACAGGGAAATTGTCGGCATACAGCGCGAACTTTTGCTGCAGGTCGGCAACTACGTTATTGTCCTCGAAGAAGAGAACAGTGCCGTATCCAGCACGGAATGCACCCATTTTTTCAGCTGTGGATTTGAAAGCCTCTTCGTCTCCGACAACCTCTTTCAGAATGCCTTCGGTCAGGTTCCACAGTTTGTCATGCTGTTCGCCAAGCAGTACAACGACGCGTGCGCTTTGGGAGTTGAAAGAAGACGGAGTATATTTAACGGCTTCATTAACAATCTCCTGGATGAGTTCGTCGGAAATGACCGGGTCTTTGCTGATGGCATAATGGGAACGGCGATGCTTAAGTGCTGCTGAAAAATCTTTAGACATTGAAAAAAACCTCCTGATGTAATCATGTTTGCATAAGCCTGATAACAAAGATGTCCTTTAATTCAAGCAAATATGCATGTTGAGTTGAATTGCTGTCGTTGAATTATCATTTCACATTAACTTACGTTTAGTTAGAAATAATAATTATGTTAGCATATTAATATAACTTAGAGGGATTGTCAACGCTTCGAAGGAAAGTTAATTTATATTTTTTATACCCGGTTACTGAGAATTAAATCAGCTTCTACATACGTATGTATTTCGGGAACCGCGAATCCAAGCGGCTCAGCCTCGGTGATATAAAGTTTATCTCTGCGAAACTCCATATTATGAACAAATCATGAACAAATGATACTTGGATGAACAAATTAAATGATTTTGATTCTCAATTATACTTGTCGACTGAGAATGAGAATGATATAATCCATATCAGAACGCAATTGATAATCAATCTCAATGAGAATGGTTGGGGAATTGCTGACTGCCGGAGTTTCGACAGACATACGCATAGAAGGAAGAACCATGAAGATTAGATACTTATTCGCAGCCGTTGTGGTACTCTCCATAATCTCGTTATTTATTGGAGTTAAAGATATCTCGCCACTGGAACTGTTCTCGATGACAGAACAACAACAGCATATTATGCTTGAAAGCCGGATTCCACGGCTTGTCAGCCTCATCTTGGCGGGTGTCAGCATGAGTATCTGCGGATTGATCATGCAGCAGCTCAGCCGCAACAAGTTCGTATCGCCGACGACGGCGGGCACTATGGACTCCGCCAGATTGGGGATCTTGGTTGCCATGCTCGTCTTTACGACAAGCGGCCCGCTTATCAAAATGCTCGTGGCATTCGTATTCGCACTGGCAGGAACCTTTATCTTCATGAAGATACTGGATCGGATCAAGTTCAAGGACGCGATCTTCATCCCGCTGGTAGGGCTTATGTTCGGTAATATCGTCAGCTCGGTCGCGACCTTCTTTGCCTACAAATATGATCTTATACAGAATATGTCGGCTTGGCTGCAGGGCGATTTCTCCATGATCATGAAGGGCCAATATGAAATGCTGTATCTCAGTATCCCGCTTGTGATTCTGGCTTACCTGTTTGCCAACAAGTTTACGGTAGCCGGAATGGGAGAGGAATTCGCAACCAACCTGGGACTTCATTATCGGCGAGTCGTGAACCTGGGATTGGTCATCGTTGCGCTGGTTACGGCTTCCGTTGTGCTGACCGTCGGCGTGATTCCGTTCCTTGGTCTGATCATACCTAATATTGTTAGTCTGTACTTAGGGGACCACTTGAAAAAAAGCCTTTCGCATACCGCGCTGCTGGGGGCCGGGTTCGTACTGTTCTGTGACATCCTTGGCCGGATCATCATTTATCCCTATGAAATTCCGATTAGTCTGACCGTGGGCGTACTCGGAAGCGGTATATTCATTTTCTTACTGATGAGGAGAAAGGCTTATGACTTATAAAGCCAAACTCGGCCTGTTGGCCGCGGCGGCAATCATCCTGGTGGCAGTCTTTCTGTTCATTGATCTTGGCGGCAATTGGGATTACGCCCTTCCAAGACGAATCAAGAAGGTTCTTGCCATTATTCTGACCGGCGGGGCGATCGCTCTGTCTACCACGGTGTTTCAAACGGTCACGAATAACCGGATACTGACGCCAAGCGTGATGGGATTGGATTCCTTGTATATCCTGATCCAGACGACCGTGATCTTTGTCTTCGGCTCCTTCACGCTGTATAAACTGGGCAGCAATGTTAACTTTTTGATCAATGTCGGCGCGATGATCCTGTTCGCCGGGATCCTATATAAGATTTTGTTTCAGAGGGAAGGAAACAACATTTACTTCCTGCTGCTGATCGGCATGATATTTGGAACCCTGTTCTCCAGCATGTCTTCCTTTATGGAAGTGCTGATCGATCCGAACGAGTTCCAGTACGTGTCCGACAAGATGTTTGCCAGCTTCAACAATGTGAAGACCGAGCTTCTCATCCTGTCCGTCATTGTCGTTGCGCTGACCCTGCTGTATTTTGCCCGGTTTGCCAAGTACTTGAACGTGCTGTCGCTGGGTCGTGATCAGGCGATCAACCTTGGCGTAAACTATGATTACGTTGTGAAGAGGCTTCTGATCGTTGTCGCGGTTCTCATTTCGGTGGCCACCGCATTGGTAGGACCGATCACGTTCCTTGGACTGCTTGTGGTGAACGTCGCTTATGAATTCATGAAAACATACCGGCATTCACACTTAATCACGGCGTCCATTCTGATTAGCATTATCGCCTTGGTGGGCGGCCAGCTAGTGGTAGAGCGGGTGTTTACGTTCTCTACTACGCTAAGCGTCATCATCAACTTCATCGGCGGCGTTTACTTCATATACCTGCTACTAAAGGAGAGTAAAGCATGATCCAGGTTACGAACGTATCGAAAGTCTATGGCGGCAAAAAAGTCGTTGATAACGTGTCGGTTACGATCCCGAAAGGTCAAATTACGTCCTTTATCGGCCCGAACGGCGCCGGTAAGAGTACTTTGCTGTCCATGATAAGCAGACTAACGGGCAAGGACAGCGGTCAAATTACGGTGGACGGCAAAGAGGTCAGCCAATGGAAAAGCGGGGACCTGGCGAAGAAGGTTTCGATTCTGAAGCAATCGAACCATATCAGCCTCCGCCTGACGGTGCGCGAGCTTGTATCCTTCGGGCGTTTTCCATACTCCCAAGGCCGATTGAACGCGGAAGACGAGAAATTCGTGGATGAAGCCATCTCCTATATGGAGCTTGAGGATATGCAGCATAAATATCTTCATCAGCTCAGCGGCGGTCAGACCCAGCGTGCTTATATCGCGATGGTCATCGCCCAGAACACGGAGTATATCCTGCTGGATGAACCTCTGAACAATCTGGACATGAAACACTCCGTACAGATTATGAAGATTCTCCGAAAGCTTGTCGCCGACCTGAACAAAACGATCGTGATCGTGATTCATGACATCAACTTCGCTTCCTTCTATTCGGATTACATCGTGGCATTGAAGGACGGAGCGATTGAAAGCGAAGGGAAAACCGAGAACATCATTCAGAGCAATGTTCTTCGGGGCATCTACGACATGGACATCGAGATCGAAGAGATTAACGACAATCGGGTGTGCGTATACTACGGTTAATCGATAAGCGGGATTCGAAAATATGATATGGACTCCGGGAGATGCTGATGAAGCGTGCGAGCTTCACTCCCTGCACAAGGACTAGGCCGCCTTGGTCAAAGGACGGCATGGTTTCTTCTGTCCAAATTGAATTACATATTCAACCATAAATTCAAATATATGTTGAATCATAAAGATTTTAAATATAAAAAATGGGGTGTTAGGAATGAAAAAATGGTTGGCTTTATTTATGGTAGCAATGTTCACGCTTGTGCTCGCGGCTTGTGGGCAGGACGATAAAACTAGCGGTGCGGGTGGAGGCGACGCTGCGGGAGAAACGCCGCCTTCGTCCGAAGAAATCACGATTACCCATAAGCTGGGCGAAACGCCTGTCAAGAAAAATCCTTCCCGCGTCGTCGTATTCGATTTTGGCATTCTGGATTCCGTGGATAAATTGGGCGTTGAGGTTTTGGGCGTTCCGCAAGCGAATATCCCGGCATACCTGTCCAAATTCGAAGACAAGAAATATGAGAATGTGGGCAGCCTGAAAGAGCCTGACTTTGAGAAAATCAACAGCATCGATCCGGATCTGATCATTATTTCCGGCAGACAGCAGGATGCATACGAGGAACTCAGCAAAATTGCCCCGACGATCTTCCTGGGCGTGGACACAAGCAAATACATGGAATCCTTCAAAGAGAACATGAATACGCTGGGTCAAATTTTCGGTAAAGAAGCCGAAGTTGAAAAAGAGCTTGCCACGATCGACGAAAACATCAAGGCTTTGAACGAGAAAGCTACTGCAACCGGCAAGAAAGCCCTGATCATTCTGGCGAACGAAGGCAAAATCAGCGCATACGGCCCAGGCTCCCGTTTCGGCATTCTGCATGACGTGTTCGGTTTCGGTGCCGTCGATCCTAACATTGAAGTCAGCACGCATGGTAAAGATATTTCGAATGAATACATCGTTGAGATGAACCCGGATTATCTCTTTGTTGTGGACCGCGGTGCAGCGGTAGCCACGGGTGAAGGAGAATCAGGCGCCAAAGCGGTTGTCGAGAACGAACTTGTCAACACAACCAATGCCGCGAAAGAGGGCAACATCGTGTATTTGAACCCTGACTTCTGGTATCTGTCCGGCGGCGGATTGACATCCGTATCCGAAATGATCACGGAAGTAGACGCAGCCGTTAAATAGGCGGGCGCTAAGCTATGAATATGGAAGCACTGGAGTTTCTTGACGAAGCTCCGGTGTTTTATTTTTTTGCATTAGGGTAAGTGGATATCGGATAACAGACCCTAACGTTAAATAGATGTTAGTCAATCATGATATCGAATAATCGCAGCTTAGAAGAATCGATTAGGAGGTCATTCTTATGTTTCAAAATCAAATCTATATCGCGGGAAAATGGATTCAGACCGAGGAGCAGATGGATGTATATAACCCGGCGGACGGCACGGTTATCGGTACCGTATCCAAAGGCGGAATGAAGGAAGCCCGGCTTGCCGTCGATGCGGCCGCCGATGCTTTTCCGGCATGGTCCCGCAGAACGGCGAACGAGCGGGGAGAGCTGCTGCGCCGCTGGCATGAGCTGATCGCGGAACATACGGACGAATTGGCAAGGATTATGACCACGGAGCAGGGGAAACCGCTGAAGGAAGCGGCGGGCGAGATTCAATATGCCAACAGTTTCGTGGCATGGTACGCGGAAGAAGGCAAGCGAATCTACGGCGAGACCATCCCCGGATCATCCAGCCGCCAGCGCATCATTGTCACGAAGCAGCCTGTTGGCGTCGTTGCCGCCATCACGCCATGGAATTTCC
Proteins encoded:
- a CDS encoding histidine phosphatase family protein; amino-acid sequence: MTIIYFVRHAESPFIEGKERSRELSAQGSHAAERVKEMLLDEGIDAILSSPYQRAKDTVQPLADALGLPIAEQEDLRERMAGDLQGHSFLDAKKKLFQDSAFSFPGGESGKAAQSRAIRAFEIILNAYGGKRVAIGTHGDIMTLMLQHYDERFDYHFWLGTTLPDIYRAEFEEGRLVNLARLWSEHQEEG
- a CDS encoding iron chelate uptake ABC transporter family permease subunit, with amino-acid sequence MTYKAKLGLLAAAAIILVAVFLFIDLGGNWDYALPRRIKKVLAIILTGGAIALSTTVFQTVTNNRILTPSVMGLDSLYILIQTTVIFVFGSFTLYKLGSNVNFLINVGAMILFAGILYKILFQREGNNIYFLLLIGMIFGTLFSSMSSFMEVLIDPNEFQYVSDKMFASFNNVKTELLILSVIVVALTLLYFARFAKYLNVLSLGRDQAINLGVNYDYVVKRLLIVVAVLISVATALVGPITFLGLLVVNVAYEFMKTYRHSHLITASILISIIALVGGQLVVERVFTFSTTLSVIINFIGGVYFIYLLLKESKA
- a CDS encoding NUDIX hydrolase; this encodes MVKHTHLGVYGILVQHDHILLIQKARGPHKGKWDLPGGSIEFGEEPEHTLQREFMEETGLGSIKGSIRTAVSYTIVYQYEANQMEELHHIGIIYDVELLDDQARIQTDGDGQDSLGAKWIPIDTLGLLPLTPFVEMMMEPELETNPEAGIEE
- a CDS encoding siderophore ABC transporter substrate-binding protein; translation: MKKWLALFMVAMFTLVLAACGQDDKTSGAGGGDAAGETPPSSEEITITHKLGETPVKKNPSRVVVFDFGILDSVDKLGVEVLGVPQANIPAYLSKFEDKKYENVGSLKEPDFEKINSIDPDLIIISGRQQDAYEELSKIAPTIFLGVDTSKYMESFKENMNTLGQIFGKEAEVEKELATIDENIKALNEKATATGKKALIILANEGKISAYGPGSRFGILHDVFGFGAVDPNIEVSTHGKDISNEYIVEMNPDYLFVVDRGAAVATGEGESGAKAVVENELVNTTNAAKEGNIVYLNPDFWYLSGGGLTSVSEMITEVDAAVK
- a CDS encoding ABC transporter ATP-binding protein, encoding MIQVTNVSKVYGGKKVVDNVSVTIPKGQITSFIGPNGAGKSTLLSMISRLTGKDSGQITVDGKEVSQWKSGDLAKKVSILKQSNHISLRLTVRELVSFGRFPYSQGRLNAEDEKFVDEAISYMELEDMQHKYLHQLSGGQTQRAYIAMVIAQNTEYILLDEPLNNLDMKHSVQIMKILRKLVADLNKTIVIVIHDINFASFYSDYIVALKDGAIESEGKTENIIQSNVLRGIYDMDIEIEEINDNRVCVYYG
- a CDS encoding nitroreductase family protein, with protein sequence MSKDFSAALKHRRSHYAISKDPVISDELIQEIVNEAVKYTPSSFNSQSARVVVLLGEQHDKLWNLTEGILKEVVGDEEAFKSTAEKMGAFRAGYGTVLFFEDNNVVADLQQKFALYADNFPVWSNQSNGMLQFVVWTSLEAEGLGASLQHYNPLIDEKVKSEWNIPENWKLIAQMPFGKPVADPGEKEFAPLEDRVKVYK
- a CDS encoding YkoF family thiamine/hydroxymethylpyrimidine-binding protein, which codes for MNELVCGTSRIVGCRFSVFPMTDRFVEVITEALRSVDSDKVWIQTDDVSTCIRGRAEHVFDVTRAIFAYAAASGVHTVFNGTYSIGCPGDTDADAYMNEDSTRLNHDIGERADIETACQFALYPMGSANYMDVIYAEVDRAKAAGTFGGSVHYASRLDGALSRVFGSLEDAFQHAIQSDSSHLVMTAVVSAHSPSPKAKT
- a CDS encoding methyl-accepting chemotaxis protein, whose translation is MAWFNRLPMSQKITAACYLIAALFAVPMLLAFILMGKAIIGVVIVVVLTGLTFPLSRLIEKTLTNSFAEISSVSAKIAKGDFTFQVEEVGGMNDLSRTFNSMVDKLRKILQETSDITRQVMTSSSSISIKNQELIQVMNQVSLSSNELAVGANEISEDVSEMTHSIREIEEKVSNYTHSTQEMNTRSIETLGLVEQGRDSVAKQSAGMQRNIEATAKVSESIDALAQSARGITKITETISELADQTNLLSLNASIEAARAGEHGAGFAVVAQEVRKLAEESTSSTREVFNLVRSIESDIKHASQNIKINEEVVRQQTEMIREAELVFMEIVNSVQYISEQIAAFSKESQSMLDSAQSISSAIQNISAITQQSAAGTEQVSASMNEGISSIQKMAEEAEAMNNAVFRLQKTINIFKF
- a CDS encoding class I SAM-dependent methyltransferase — translated: MNYIHMLSRLGMGSAHPGGFEATLRMLKNYPIQPGSRILEVGCGTGRTACHLSEMGYQVTAIDLNENMIKKARARAEAMGMDVEFLQADVCALPFEDNRFDLIMAESVTVFTDTSKSLPEYYRVLDRGGVLLDRELLLDKPMPEPKLKELLEFFGIPNLMMREEWAGSLLSCGFKQAEFLEYNHFNEQLKEEQTRHLDAFEQRDKGLLFDAALWETLFKHDRMILDNTDYLASVLFRAVK
- a CDS encoding ABC transporter permease, which codes for MKIRYLFAAVVVLSIISLFIGVKDISPLELFSMTEQQQHIMLESRIPRLVSLILAGVSMSICGLIMQQLSRNKFVSPTTAGTMDSARLGILVAMLVFTTSGPLIKMLVAFVFALAGTFIFMKILDRIKFKDAIFIPLVGLMFGNIVSSVATFFAYKYDLIQNMSAWLQGDFSMIMKGQYEMLYLSIPLVILAYLFANKFTVAGMGEEFATNLGLHYRRVVNLGLVIVALVTASVVLTVGVIPFLGLIIPNIVSLYLGDHLKKSLSHTALLGAGFVLFCDILGRIIIYPYEIPISLTVGVLGSGIFIFLLMRRKAYDL
- a CDS encoding nucleotidyltransferase domain-containing protein — its product is MRLEPTEAAIRVMQRNYPDCLLAVLGGSASSGEYNEQSDLDIIVIERDGYDFSRKTIEAHGWIAEIFILSLSSYREYFDEGVLAANPSLQRMVAEGTVLRSLPEGEEVRADARNDLNYGPMPLSSSDIAEYRYILTEFLLDLTSPRREGEKWFTVHKIASTLCEFVLRANREWTGEGKMLFRLFNRYSPAMGDRLEAALLAIYREDDPADLIAVTEEALSPYGGRLLVGYEE